GGGCGTAGTTCGCCATCGACCGCTGGTAGCGCGGCAGGTGGGGAGCGAGGGCGCCGAGGACCAGCGAGAGTCCCTCACGGTCGCGGCCGAGGCTGGACAGACACAGCGCCAGACATGCCCGTACGGCGTCGTCCAACTCGTCGGAGGGGGCGTCCAGTTCGGGAGTGAGCAGTTTGACGCCCTCCTCGGCCTGCCCGAGGTTCCGCAGCGAACTCGACAGCTGGATCTTGGCGCGGCGGCCCTTGTAGCCGCTGGCTTCGCTGAGGCCGAGTGCGAGCGCCTCCCGGTAGAGCGGCGCCGCCCGGTCCGAGTGGCCCGTGGAGTCCCAGGCGCACGCCTGCTCGAAAGGGGCCAGGGGGCTGTCGGCGGGCAGTTCGGCGACGAGAGTGTCGATCACGGCGCGGAAGTCGGCCCCGTGGTCCTCGTCGTAGTCGTCGAAGGTGGCCCAGGCCGCGTCCACGCGCTCGTTCCAGTCCGCGTTCACTCGGGTCGCCTCGCGATATCCGTGCCGGTCATGCTTGCTGACCTGCCTTTCTGCCGGGGGTCCGGGGGGTTGTCCCCCGGGTGGACGTGGTACTTGCCCACTCTCGCACACGTGTTCCCTGATTGAGTGGTCTGTGCCCGGCAGCCGTATCGAAGGCGAGGGCTCCTCGACGGGGCCACCCGCGGCATGGGCCGAGAGTAATGTCGGCGGCGAACGGACCGGAGGACGAACAGATGATGGTGACGCGACCGAAGCTCGCGGCTGCCGCGGTCACAGCCGTGGCGGCGCTGGCACTGACGGGCTGCTCGGGCGGCGACAGCGATCGGGCGGCCACGGCGATCGACTCCACGCCGGTCGCCGCGACCGGCAGCCTGGAGCAGCTCGCGAACAAGGCCGGCTGCAAGCCGATCATGCAGATCGACGCGGACGAGCTCCGCCAGGCCGCCTGCAAGACCACCACCTACGGCAAGTTCCTTCTCCTGACCTACGCAACCGACCGCGGCCAGCGCGAGTGGATCAACGGGGCCAAGGACTACGGCGGCTTCTACCTCCTCGGCCGCAAGTGGACCGCGGTCGGCGACCAGAAGGTGATCGCGAAACTGCAGGGGAAGCTCGGCGGGACCACCGAGGTGGGCGCCGACCACCACGCGGGCGCCAGCGGCGAGGCGACCCACTCCGCCGGCCACGACGGCTGAGCGGAAGCAGGAACAGGAAGAACGAGCGGGACGGCACGCAGAGCGGCAAGCAGGACGAGAAGCAGAACGAAGAGCAGGGCAGAGCACGAGAAAGCCGGTGGCGGGAGAACCCGCCACCGGCTTTCTCACGTGGACCACCATCGGTGGACCACTGTTGGATCTACTGGCACTTCTTGCCGGTGTTGATGCAGTTGACCATCTTGTTCATCGTGTTCTGGGAGAAGAAGTTGATGAAGTCGTTGTGGTCGGTGATCGGCTTGTGCAGGTTCTCCGGGAAGGAGTCCACCGCGTACGGGTTCACGACCGTGCCGTTCTGCAGCTTCGGGGCCGGAACGTTGTAGACCAGACGGACCTGGAGCTGGGGGATCGCCTTGAAGCCGTTGGCGCAGGTGCCGTCGGCCTGGACGAAGGCCACGTGAGTGCGGTGGTTCGCACTGTCGATGTTCTGGCCGTCCCAGCAGCTCTGGAAAGCGGTCGTACGGACCACGGCGCTGCCCTGCGGGCAGATCGGGTACTTGTCCTTCAGCTGCACCTTGTTCTCGAAGCCGGTGCAGCTCCAGTTCACGTTGGCGTTCGCGTTGCCGTTGACGAAGGCCTTGGCGTCACCGGTGATGATGCGCAGGGCGGTCGGCATCGCGACGACGTTGCCCTTCTTGTTGCCGACGAACTTGATCTGCGCCTGGGAGGCCTGCAGGATCTTGCCGACGTTGCCCTCGGTGCCACCACCGGCGGCGTTCTGGTCGAAGTCCTGCGAACCGTCCTGCAGACGCAGCACCGGCCAGAAGTACGACGACTTGTCGCCCTGGTTCTGGCAGCTGGTCTGGGCCGCCGCCAGTTCCTGGTCGCTCGCGAA
The DNA window shown above is from Streptomyces sp. NBC_01451 and carries:
- a CDS encoding tetratricopeptide repeat protein; the encoded protein is MNADWNERVDAAWATFDDYDEDHGADFRAVIDTLVAELPADSPLAPFEQACAWDSTGHSDRAAPLYREALALGLSEASGYKGRRAKIQLSSSLRNLGQAEEGVKLLTPELDAPSDELDDAVRACLALCLSSLGRDREGLSLVLGALAPHLPRYQRSMANYARLLTEPDG